The Serpentinimonas maccroryi genome has a segment encoding these proteins:
- a CDS encoding acyl-CoA dehydrogenase C-terminal domain-containing protein, which yields MPAYTPPLRDMQFVLHEVLHAVDALKACPAHADADVDTLNAVLEEGGKFAAEVAFPLNLSGDQEGCTLDKTTHEVRAPSGFKAAYEQYVAGGWPALSCDPEYGGQGLPFVVNQCFYEMLNSANQAWAMYPGLSHGAYECLHAHGTPEQKKTYLAKLVSGEWTGTMCLTEPHCGTDLGMLRTKAEPLPDGTYQISGQKIFISAGEHDLTANILHLVLARLPGAPAGSKGISLFLVPKYHVQPDGSLGARNPIYCAGLEHKMGIHGNSTAQLVLDGAIGTLVGQPNKGLQAMFVMMNAARLGVGNQSLGLTEVAYQNALAYAKDRIQMRSLSGVKAKDKPADPIIVHPDVRKMLLTAKAYAEGGRALMSYCALLLDQEINHPDEKVRKDSAELLALLTPIAKAFVSDNGWQATVMCQQVYGGHGYIKEWGMEQYVRDARINMIYEGTNTVQSLDLLGRKVLGNNGASLKKFGKLVAALVEQEGTNEKMAEFINPLAYLGEQMTKFTTEIGFKGMQNPDEVGAAAVDYLRVAGHLVFAYFFARMASVALRQIATGSTDPFYTAKLQTARFYFAKLLPETAMLMRTARAGSAALMDTEAALA from the coding sequence ATGCCCGCTTACACCCCGCCGCTGCGCGACATGCAGTTCGTGTTGCACGAAGTGTTGCACGCCGTTGATGCGCTCAAGGCTTGCCCGGCGCACGCCGACGCCGATGTCGATACCCTCAATGCGGTGCTCGAAGAGGGCGGAAAATTTGCCGCCGAGGTGGCGTTTCCGCTCAACCTCAGCGGCGACCAAGAGGGTTGCACGCTGGACAAAACCACGCACGAGGTGCGCGCGCCCAGCGGTTTCAAGGCCGCCTACGAGCAGTACGTGGCCGGCGGTTGGCCAGCCCTGAGCTGCGACCCCGAATACGGTGGCCAAGGGCTGCCGTTCGTGGTCAACCAGTGCTTTTACGAAATGCTCAACAGCGCCAACCAGGCTTGGGCCATGTACCCGGGCCTGAGCCACGGCGCCTACGAGTGCCTGCACGCCCACGGCACCCCCGAGCAGAAAAAAACCTACTTGGCCAAGCTCGTGAGCGGCGAGTGGACCGGCACCATGTGCCTGACCGAACCGCATTGCGGCACCGACCTCGGGATGCTGCGCACCAAAGCCGAGCCGCTGCCCGATGGCACCTACCAGATCAGCGGGCAAAAGATATTCATCAGCGCCGGTGAGCACGACCTCACCGCCAACATCCTGCACTTGGTGCTGGCGCGCTTGCCCGGCGCTCCGGCGGGCAGCAAGGGCATCAGCCTGTTTCTGGTGCCCAAATACCACGTGCAGCCCGACGGCTCGCTGGGCGCGCGCAACCCGATCTACTGCGCCGGTCTGGAGCACAAAATGGGCATCCACGGCAACTCCACGGCGCAGCTGGTGCTCGACGGCGCCATCGGCACGCTGGTCGGGCAGCCCAACAAGGGTCTGCAAGCCATGTTCGTGATGATGAACGCCGCCCGCTTGGGCGTGGGCAACCAGTCGCTGGGCCTGACCGAGGTCGCGTACCAAAATGCGCTCGCCTACGCCAAAGACCGCATCCAGATGCGCTCGCTCTCGGGCGTCAAGGCCAAGGACAAACCGGCCGACCCGATCATCGTGCACCCAGACGTGCGCAAAATGCTGCTCACCGCCAAGGCCTACGCCGAAGGCGGGCGCGCGCTCATGAGCTACTGCGCGCTGTTGCTCGACCAAGAAATCAACCACCCCGACGAGAAAGTGCGCAAAGACAGCGCCGAGCTGCTGGCGCTGCTCACGCCGATCGCCAAAGCCTTCGTGTCCGACAACGGCTGGCAAGCCACGGTCATGTGCCAGCAGGTGTACGGTGGCCACGGCTACATCAAAGAGTGGGGCATGGAGCAATACGTGCGCGATGCCCGCATCAACATGATCTACGAAGGCACCAACACGGTGCAAAGCCTGGATCTGCTTGGGCGCAAAGTGCTGGGCAACAACGGCGCCTCGCTGAAAAAATTCGGCAAGCTGGTGGCGGCGCTGGTGGAGCAAGAAGGCACCAACGAGAAGATGGCCGAATTCATCAACCCGCTGGCCTACCTGGGCGAGCAGATGACCAAGTTCACGACCGAAATCGGCTTCAAGGGCATGCAAAACCCCGACGAAGTGGGCGCGGCGGCGGTGGACTACCTGCGCGTGGCCGGGCACTTGGTGTTTGCCTACTTCTTTGCCCGCATGGCCTCGGTGGCGCTGCGCCAGATCGCCACCGGCAGCACCGATCCGTTTTACACCGCCAAGCTGCAAACGGCGCGCTTCTACTTTGCCAAGCTGCTGCCCGAAACCGCTATGCTGATGCGCACCGCGCGCGCCGGCAGCGCCGCGTTGATGGACACCGAGGCCGCCTTGGCCTGA
- a CDS encoding DUF2147 domain-containing protein, whose protein sequence is MKHALRTLGRSSLLAAGLLLAASAWAQMTPVGTWQSIDDQTNQPRTEVVISEQGGVLSGRITRLLRPGADQAARCTACTDDRKDQPLIGLEIIRGARQAEGRAVWEGGRILDPEDGRSYTLRLTPIEEGRKLQVRGSIGPFGRTQTWVRVQ, encoded by the coding sequence ATGAAACACGCACTTCGCACCCTTGGGCGCTCGTCCCTGCTGGCCGCTGGCCTGTTGTTGGCCGCATCGGCCTGGGCCCAGATGACCCCGGTCGGCACTTGGCAGTCGATCGACGACCAGACCAACCAGCCGCGCACCGAAGTGGTGATCAGCGAGCAGGGCGGCGTGCTCAGCGGCCGCATCACGCGCCTGCTGCGCCCGGGTGCCGACCAAGCCGCGCGCTGCACCGCCTGCACCGACGACCGCAAGGATCAACCCCTGATCGGGCTCGAGATCATCCGCGGCGCCCGCCAAGCCGAAGGGCGCGCCGTGTGGGAGGGTGGGCGCATCCTCGACCCCGAAGACGGCCGCAGCTACACCCTGCGCCTGACGCCGATCGAAGAGGGGCGCAAGCTGCAAGTGCGCGGCTCCATCGGCCCCTTTGGCCGCACCCAGACCTGGGTTCGCGTCCAGTGA
- a CDS encoding 3-hydroxyacyl-CoA dehydrogenase/enoyl-CoA hydratase family protein, translating into MSRFQIKQVAVLGAGVMGAQIAAHLVNCKVPVILYDLPQADAGTGDLNAIANRAIANLKKLKPAPLGVADDAELIEAANYEQHLERLRGCDLIIEAIAERMDWKRELYAKIAPFVAEGALLASNTSGLSIGALSDALPAQLRARFCGIHFFNPPRYMPLVELIATPGTGPLVLDQLETFVTSVLGKSVVRAKDTPNFIANRIGIAGMLSTMQEAERYGLTFDVVDDLTGKRLGRASSGTFRTADVVGLDTMAHVIKTLQDTLSPATDPFYPSFQTPEVLKALLELGHLGQKTKAGFFKKVGRDIHRFELESRDYVPCADGKGQKADEVYGRMLKKPAPERLKLLRNAEGPQGRFLWAILRNSFHYAALHLATIADCARDVDQAMRWGFGMQQGPFELWQEAGWLEVAQMVQADIDAGLALCRTPLPDWVFNGPVAARGGVHQPEGSWNPSLGQFQPRRELPVYGRQLFRETLLGEGAQTFHSAGQTVYEDADIRLWTLEQGDVAGVLIASIKSKMHAIGPGVTEGLSRAVDLAEAGYQGLVIWSGDEPFSVGADLQAVMPAFLAAGVAAIEDVEAELQRVMLKLRYAQVPVVAAVRGMALGGGCELLLHCAHRVVHLESYIGLVEVGVGLIPGAGGLTYIARRAAENARASTGTDMLPFLSEGFKAAAMASVGTSALESRKLGYLLPSDTIVAHKDELLYVAIGQAQALQRAGYRPPLKRLFPAAGRSVKATILGSLINMRDGGFISQHDFYIASQIAHVVCGGEVEAGTLVSEEYLLQLERQAFCSLIVHPKTQARIMGMLQTGKPLRN; encoded by the coding sequence GTGAGCCGATTTCAAATCAAACAAGTCGCCGTGCTCGGCGCCGGTGTGATGGGGGCGCAGATCGCGGCGCACCTGGTCAACTGCAAGGTGCCGGTCATTTTGTACGACCTGCCCCAAGCCGATGCGGGCACGGGCGACCTGAACGCCATCGCCAACCGCGCCATCGCCAACCTCAAAAAGCTCAAGCCCGCGCCGCTGGGTGTGGCCGACGACGCCGAGCTGATCGAGGCCGCCAACTACGAGCAGCACCTCGAGCGCCTGCGCGGCTGCGACCTGATCATCGAGGCCATCGCCGAGCGCATGGACTGGAAGCGCGAGCTCTACGCCAAGATCGCGCCCTTTGTCGCCGAAGGCGCGCTGCTGGCCTCGAACACCTCGGGGCTGTCGATCGGTGCGCTCTCAGATGCGCTGCCGGCCCAATTGCGCGCGCGCTTTTGCGGCATCCACTTCTTCAACCCGCCGCGCTACATGCCGCTGGTCGAGCTCATCGCCACCCCAGGCACCGGGCCGCTGGTGCTCGATCAGCTCGAGACCTTTGTGACCAGCGTGCTGGGCAAGAGCGTGGTGCGCGCCAAAGACACGCCCAACTTCATCGCCAACCGCATCGGCATCGCCGGCATGCTCTCGACCATGCAAGAGGCCGAGCGTTACGGCCTGACGTTCGACGTGGTCGATGACCTGACCGGCAAGCGCCTCGGGCGCGCCAGCAGCGGCACCTTCCGCACCGCCGATGTGGTGGGCCTGGACACGATGGCGCACGTCATCAAGACGCTGCAAGACACCCTCAGCCCGGCCACCGACCCGTTCTACCCCAGCTTCCAAACCCCCGAGGTGCTCAAGGCCCTGCTAGAACTCGGGCACCTGGGCCAAAAAACCAAGGCCGGTTTTTTCAAGAAGGTGGGGCGCGACATCCACCGCTTCGAACTCGAAAGCCGCGACTACGTGCCCTGCGCCGACGGCAAGGGCCAGAAGGCCGACGAAGTCTATGGCCGCATGCTCAAAAAGCCGGCGCCCGAGCGCCTCAAGCTGCTGCGCAACGCCGAAGGGCCGCAGGGGCGTTTTCTGTGGGCGATACTGCGCAACAGCTTTCACTACGCCGCGCTGCACTTGGCCACCATTGCCGACTGCGCGCGCGACGTCGATCAGGCCATGCGCTGGGGCTTTGGCATGCAGCAAGGCCCATTCGAGCTCTGGCAAGAAGCCGGCTGGCTCGAGGTGGCGCAGATGGTGCAAGCCGACATCGACGCCGGGCTGGCGCTGTGCCGCACGCCGCTGCCCGATTGGGTCTTTAACGGCCCGGTGGCCGCGCGCGGTGGCGTGCACCAGCCCGAAGGCTCGTGGAACCCCAGCCTGGGCCAGTTCCAGCCCCGGCGCGAACTGCCGGTGTATGGGCGCCAGCTGTTCCGCGAGACCTTGCTCGGCGAGGGCGCTCAGACCTTCCACAGCGCTGGCCAAACCGTTTACGAAGACGCCGACATCCGCCTCTGGACGCTGGAGCAAGGCGACGTGGCTGGCGTGCTCATCGCCAGCATCAAGAGCAAGATGCACGCCATTGGCCCCGGTGTCACCGAGGGCTTGAGCCGCGCCGTCGATCTGGCCGAGGCCGGCTACCAAGGCTTGGTGATCTGGTCGGGCGACGAGCCGTTCAGCGTCGGCGCCGATTTGCAAGCCGTGATGCCGGCCTTTTTGGCGGCGGGCGTGGCGGCGATCGAAGACGTGGAAGCCGAGCTGCAGCGCGTCATGCTCAAACTGCGCTACGCCCAGGTGCCGGTGGTGGCGGCGGTGCGCGGCATGGCGCTGGGCGGCGGCTGCGAGCTGCTGCTGCACTGCGCACACCGGGTGGTGCACCTCGAGAGCTACATCGGGCTGGTGGAAGTGGGCGTGGGCCTGATCCCGGGTGCCGGCGGCCTGACCTATATCGCCCGGCGTGCGGCCGAAAACGCCCGCGCCAGCACCGGCACCGATATGCTGCCGTTCCTGAGCGAAGGCTTCAAGGCCGCGGCCATGGCCAGCGTGGGCACCAGCGCCCTCGAGAGCCGCAAGCTCGGCTACCTGCTGCCCAGCGACACCATCGTGGCGCACAAAGACGAGCTGCTGTACGTGGCCATCGGGCAGGCGCAGGCGCTGCAGCGCGCCGGCTACCGGCCGCCGCTCAAGCGCCTGTTCCCGGCCGCAGGGCGCTCGGTCAAAGCCACCATCTTGGGCTCGCTGATCAACATGCGCGACGGCGGCTTCATCAGCCAGCACGACTTTTACATCGCCAGCCAGATCGCCCACGTGGTCTGCGGCGGCGAGGTCGAGGCTGGCACGCTGGTGAGCGAGGAGTACCTGTTGCAACTCGAGCGCCAGGCTTTTTGCAGCCTGATCGTGCACCCCAAAACGCAGGCGCGCATCATGGGAATGCTGCAAACCGGCAAACCGCTGCGCAACTAA
- a CDS encoding acetyl-CoA C-acyltransferase, translating into MKPLQDAYIVAAKRTPIGKSHRGYFKHTRPDDLLAHVLRAVLAEVPNLDPAAIEDVICGCAIPEAQQGLNVARIGAVLAGLPDSVGGITVNRFCASGLSAVQMAADRIRVGESDVMIAAGVESMSMVPMMGNAPSLSPAAFRNTERIEDYGIAYGMGLTAEKVAQQWKVSRADQDAFALQSHQRALAAQAAGEFSAEITPVTVTERKLDLASGQVHEKQRVVSLDEGARPDTSLEGLAKLKPPFAVPRRADGSPTGLGSVTAGNSSQTSDGAGALLLASGAAVQRFGLKPLARFVGYASRGVPSHLMGIGPIEAIPAALKAAGIGQHDLGWIELNEAFAAQALAVLNTLGLDPARVNPMGGAIALGHPLGATGAIRAATVVHALQRHQLRYGMVTMCVGMGQGAAGIFERV; encoded by the coding sequence ATGAAACCCCTACAAGACGCCTACATCGTTGCGGCCAAGCGCACGCCGATCGGCAAATCGCACCGCGGTTATTTCAAGCACACCCGCCCCGACGACCTGCTGGCGCATGTGCTGCGCGCCGTGCTGGCCGAGGTGCCCAACCTCGACCCGGCGGCAATCGAAGACGTAATCTGCGGCTGCGCCATCCCCGAGGCCCAACAGGGCCTGAACGTGGCGCGCATTGGCGCCGTACTGGCCGGCCTGCCCGACAGCGTGGGCGGCATCACCGTAAACCGCTTTTGCGCCTCGGGCCTGAGCGCGGTGCAAATGGCGGCCGACCGCATCCGCGTTGGCGAGTCCGACGTGATGATCGCCGCCGGCGTGGAGAGCATGAGCATGGTGCCGATGATGGGCAACGCGCCCAGCCTGTCGCCAGCGGCGTTTCGCAACACCGAGCGCATTGAAGACTACGGCATCGCCTACGGCATGGGCCTGACGGCCGAAAAAGTGGCGCAGCAGTGGAAGGTGAGCCGCGCTGACCAAGACGCCTTTGCCCTGCAATCGCACCAGCGCGCGCTGGCGGCGCAGGCGGCGGGCGAATTCAGCGCCGAGATCACGCCGGTGACGGTCACCGAGCGCAAGCTCGACCTCGCCAGCGGCCAGGTGCACGAAAAACAGCGCGTGGTGAGCCTAGACGAAGGCGCGCGCCCCGACACCTCGCTCGAAGGGCTGGCCAAGCTCAAGCCGCCGTTTGCGGTGCCGCGCCGCGCCGACGGCAGCCCGACCGGGCTGGGCAGCGTCACCGCCGGCAACAGCTCGCAGACCTCCGACGGCGCCGGGGCGCTGCTGCTGGCCAGCGGTGCGGCCGTGCAGCGCTTTGGCCTCAAGCCGCTGGCCCGCTTTGTGGGTTACGCCTCGCGCGGCGTGCCCTCGCACCTGATGGGCATCGGCCCAATCGAGGCCATCCCGGCGGCGCTCAAGGCCGCTGGCATCGGCCAGCACGACCTGGGCTGGATCGAGCTCAACGAAGCATTTGCCGCGCAGGCGCTGGCGGTGTTGAACACGCTCGGGCTCGATCCGGCGCGCGTCAACCCCATGGGCGGGGCCATCGCCCTGGGGCACCCGCTGGGGGCCACCGGCGCCATCCGCGCCGCCACCGTGGTGCACGCCCTGCAGCGGCACCAGTTGCGCTACGGCATGGTGACCATGTGCGTGGGCATGGGGCAGGGCGCAGCCGGCATTTTTGAGCGGGTTTAA
- a CDS encoding alpha/beta fold hydrolase: MRTQQIKAKDGCKLGVRVFESTGPAAGSVVIAAAMGVRQDFYTPFAQWLAAQGWRVLSFDYRGTGDSLPAGVRLRGFKADLHDWVRDFEAVIDFAHTDRPKLPLLLLGHSLGAQLPGLLANANKVSGLLSVAAGSGYWRENTPRLRFVVPYFWFFVVPLATRLCGYFPGRSLRMVGDIPAGAMLQWRRWCLHPRYSVGAEGEAARQRYAGVRFPLLALSISDDELMTLQGTRSLVRLYENAPSEVRRIVPADLGLRRIGHFGPFKAEHELGLWPLMQQALHELLQRPVRLGQD, from the coding sequence GTGAGAACGCAACAGATCAAGGCCAAAGACGGTTGCAAGCTCGGGGTGCGGGTGTTCGAGTCCACAGGGCCGGCGGCGGGCAGCGTGGTCATCGCGGCGGCCATGGGCGTGCGCCAAGATTTTTACACCCCCTTTGCCCAGTGGCTGGCGGCGCAGGGCTGGCGCGTCCTGAGCTTCGACTACCGCGGCACCGGTGATTCGCTGCCCGCCGGGGTGCGGCTGCGCGGCTTCAAGGCCGATCTGCACGACTGGGTGCGCGACTTTGAGGCGGTGATCGACTTTGCCCACACCGACCGCCCCAAGCTGCCGCTGCTGCTGCTGGGCCACAGCTTGGGCGCGCAACTGCCGGGGCTGCTGGCCAACGCCAACAAGGTCAGCGGCTTGTTGAGTGTGGCCGCCGGCAGCGGTTACTGGCGCGAAAACACGCCGCGGCTGCGCTTCGTGGTGCCCTACTTTTGGTTTTTCGTGGTGCCGCTGGCCACGCGCCTGTGCGGCTACTTCCCTGGCCGCAGCCTGCGCATGGTGGGCGACATTCCAGCCGGCGCCATGCTGCAGTGGCGCCGCTGGTGTCTGCACCCGCGCTACAGCGTGGGCGCAGAGGGCGAGGCCGCACGCCAGCGCTACGCCGGCGTGCGTTTCCCGCTGCTGGCGCTGTCCATCAGCGACGACGAGCTGATGACCCTGCAAGGCACCCGCAGCCTCGTGCGCTTATACGAAAACGCCCCGAGCGAGGTGCGGCGCATCGTGCCTGCCGATCTGGGGCTGCGCCGCATCGGGCATTTTGGGCCCTTCAAGGCCGAGCACGAGCTGGGGCTGTGGCCCCTGATGCAGCAGGCCCTGCACGAGTTGTTGCAGCGGCCCGTGCGGCTGGGGCAAGATTGA
- a CDS encoding enoyl-CoA hydratase, which produces MSDILNHLESGVQTLTLNRVARKNALTGAMYSQLAEVLEQAATDPAVRVLVLQGDATVFCAGNDLNDFLHSPPLGADSPVLRFLRAIASFPKPLLAAVCGPAVGIGTTLLLHCDLVYAGDNAAFSMPFVNLGLCAEGASSLLLAQLMGQQRAAEALLLGEPFYAEAALEAGLINKVLPPTEVNGYAQSVARKLAAKPQPSLLETKRLMKQGQQALVLQTIEQEAMVFGRMLREPAAKEAFGAFMQKRQPDFSRL; this is translated from the coding sequence ATGTCCGACATTCTGAACCACCTCGAAAGCGGGGTGCAAACCCTGACCCTGAACCGCGTGGCACGCAAAAACGCGCTCACCGGCGCCATGTACAGCCAACTGGCCGAGGTGCTGGAGCAGGCCGCCACCGACCCCGCGGTGCGCGTGCTGGTGCTGCAGGGCGACGCCACCGTGTTTTGCGCCGGCAACGACCTCAATGACTTCTTGCACAGCCCGCCGCTGGGCGCCGATTCGCCGGTGCTGCGTTTTTTGCGCGCCATCGCCAGCTTTCCAAAGCCCTTGCTGGCGGCGGTCTGCGGCCCGGCGGTGGGCATCGGCACCACCTTGCTGCTGCACTGCGACCTGGTCTATGCCGGCGACAACGCAGCCTTCTCGATGCCCTTCGTAAACCTTGGGTTGTGTGCCGAAGGGGCTTCGAGCCTGTTGCTGGCGCAGCTTATGGGGCAGCAGCGCGCCGCCGAGGCGCTGCTGCTCGGTGAACCCTTTTACGCCGAAGCCGCGCTCGAAGCTGGGCTCATCAACAAGGTGCTGCCCCCGACCGAGGTCAACGGCTACGCCCAGAGCGTGGCGCGCAAGCTCGCCGCCAAGCCGCAGCCCTCGCTGCTCGAAACCAAGCGCCTGATGAAGCAAGGCCAGCAAGCGCTGGTGCTGCAAACCATCGAGCAAGAGGCGATGGTGTTTGGCCGCATGCTGCGCGAGCCGGCGGCGAAAGAGGCTTTTGGCGCCTTCATGCAAAAGCGCCAGCCGGATTTTTCGCGTCTGTGA
- a CDS encoding thioesterase family protein, whose product MSKNPSGAAPAPHVFEPEFIDGVREIFERRILFNALLGLQISAISPELVTAQIAMRPDLIGHFAHNRIHGGVISAGLDAMGGLAVMAAIGARHLDEPVLARLHRFAKLGTIDLRIDYLRPGIGERFELRAEVLRLGSRVASTRMGFHAADGKLLATGAAAYIVS is encoded by the coding sequence ATGAGCAAAAACCCATCCGGCGCAGCGCCAGCGCCGCACGTTTTCGAGCCCGAATTCATCGACGGCGTGCGCGAGATTTTCGAGCGCCGCATCCTGTTCAACGCCTTGCTGGGTTTGCAGATCAGCGCCATTAGCCCCGAGCTGGTGACGGCGCAGATCGCCATGCGCCCCGATCTGATCGGGCACTTTGCCCACAACCGCATCCACGGCGGCGTGATCAGCGCTGGGCTCGACGCCATGGGCGGGCTGGCGGTGATGGCCGCCATCGGCGCGCGCCACCTCGACGAGCCGGTGCTGGCGCGCCTGCACCGCTTTGCCAAGCTGGGCACCATCGATCTGCGCATCGACTACCTGCGCCCCGGCATCGGCGAGCGCTTCGAGCTGCGCGCCGAGGTGCTGCGGCTGGGCTCGCGCGTGGCCTCCACCCGCATGGGTTTTCACGCCGCCGACGGCAAGCTGCTGGCCACCGGCGCGGCGGCCTACATCGTGTCCTAG